The following proteins come from a genomic window of Synechococcus sp. NB0720_010:
- the crtE gene encoding geranylgeranyl diphosphate synthase CrtE yields MSAAVTTTDSTSTGEPGHFDFAAYLESSRQQVEQALDGSLGPERPESLREAMRYSLLAGGKRLRPILCLAACELAGGDAALAMPTAVALEMIHTMSLIHDDLPAMDNDDLRRGMPTNHKVYGEANAILAGDALLTRAFEMVALRSPGVPAEQLIKVVGELSLASGAPGLVGGQVVDLECEGKDVDLETLEYIHLHKTGALLRSCVLTGALIAGASEALLAALTTYARGIGLAFQIIDDILDVTASSEVLGKTAGKDLTADKTTYPKLLGLEESRQRADALVAEAKQALEPFNSNGSAAPLLALADYITSRDR; encoded by the coding sequence ATGAGCGCGGCGGTGACGACGACTGACAGCACCTCCACGGGGGAGCCGGGCCACTTTGATTTCGCTGCCTACCTGGAGTCATCCCGGCAGCAGGTGGAGCAGGCCCTTGATGGCTCCCTGGGGCCGGAGCGCCCCGAGAGCCTGCGGGAGGCCATGCGCTACTCACTCCTGGCGGGGGGCAAGCGCCTGCGTCCCATCCTTTGCTTGGCGGCCTGCGAGTTGGCCGGCGGTGATGCGGCCTTGGCGATGCCAACGGCTGTGGCTCTGGAAATGATCCACACCATGTCGCTGATCCATGACGACCTGCCGGCCATGGACAACGATGACCTGCGCCGGGGAATGCCGACGAACCACAAGGTTTACGGCGAAGCCAACGCGATCCTTGCTGGCGATGCCCTGCTGACCCGCGCCTTTGAGATGGTGGCGCTGCGCAGCCCTGGGGTCCCTGCCGAGCAGTTGATCAAGGTGGTGGGCGAGCTGTCTTTGGCCTCCGGTGCCCCCGGCCTGGTGGGCGGTCAGGTGGTGGACCTGGAGTGCGAAGGCAAGGACGTTGACCTCGAGACCCTCGAGTACATCCATCTCCACAAAACCGGAGCGCTGCTGCGCTCCTGCGTGCTGACCGGCGCCCTGATTGCTGGCGCCTCTGAGGCCCTGCTGGCGGCCCTGACGACCTATGCCCGCGGCATCGGTCTGGCCTTCCAGATCATTGACGACATCCTTGATGTCACCGCCAGCAGCGAAGTGCTGGGCAAGACCGCCGGCAAGGACCTGACGGCCGATAAGACCACCTATCCCAAGCTTCTTGGTCTTGAGGAGTCCCGCCAGCGGGCTGATGCCCTGGTGGCGGAAGCCAAGCAAGCGCTGGAGCCGTTTAACAGCAATGGCTCGGCGGCTCCGCTGCTTGCCCTGGCGGACTACATCACCAGCCGCGATCGATGA
- the folD gene encoding bifunctional methylenetetrahydrofolate dehydrogenase/methenyltetrahydrofolate cyclohydrolase FolD codes for MAQRLDGRQLAAALEERLERVVAERLAQAGRPPGLAVLRVGDDPASGVYVANKEKACGRIGITNLGAHLPAETPAAEVLSTIQRLNADPAVDGILLQLPLPDGLDEGPLLAAIDPEKDADGLHTLNLGRLLKGEPGPRSCTPAGVMALLAAGGVELSGKRAVVVGRSILVGQPMALMLQAANATVSIGHSRTKDLVELTRQADVLVVAAGRPRMIGAEHVKPGAVVVDVGIHRLPSEPGAKAKLCGDVRFEEVEPIASAITPVPGGVGPMTVTLLLVNTVASWCQRCGLDQPLADLLP; via the coding sequence ATGGCTCAGCGTCTCGACGGCCGTCAATTGGCAGCTGCGTTGGAAGAGCGCCTCGAGCGCGTCGTGGCCGAACGTCTCGCCCAGGCCGGCCGGCCCCCGGGCCTGGCGGTGCTGCGGGTGGGGGATGACCCGGCCAGCGGTGTGTATGTCGCCAATAAAGAGAAGGCCTGCGGTCGCATTGGCATCACCAACCTGGGCGCCCATCTGCCCGCCGAGACCCCGGCGGCGGAGGTGTTGAGCACAATCCAACGCCTCAATGCCGACCCTGCGGTCGATGGAATCCTTCTGCAGCTGCCGCTGCCGGACGGACTGGACGAAGGTCCCCTCCTGGCGGCGATCGATCCCGAAAAAGATGCCGATGGATTGCACACCCTCAACCTCGGCCGCCTGCTGAAGGGGGAGCCCGGCCCCCGCAGCTGCACCCCCGCCGGCGTCATGGCCCTGCTTGCGGCGGGTGGCGTTGAGCTCTCGGGCAAGCGGGCCGTGGTGGTCGGCCGCAGCATCCTGGTGGGGCAGCCCATGGCCCTGATGCTGCAGGCGGCCAACGCCACGGTGAGCATTGGCCATTCCCGCACCAAGGACCTGGTGGAACTCACCCGTCAGGCCGATGTGCTGGTGGTGGCCGCTGGACGTCCCCGGATGATTGGCGCCGAGCACGTCAAGCCAGGCGCTGTGGTCGTTGATGTGGGGATTCACCGCCTGCCCAGCGAGCCGGGAGCGAAGGCCAAGTTGTGTGGTGATGTGCGTTTTGAGGAGGTCGAGCCGATCGCCAGCGCCATCACCCCCGTCCCGGGCGGCGTCGGTCCGATGACCGTGACCCTCCTGCTGGTCAACACCGTTGCCAGTTGGTGTCAACGCTGCGGTTTGGATCAGCCCTTGGCGGATTTGCTCCCATAG
- a CDS encoding HDIG domain-containing metalloprotein: MPRQVLTPWKRGASASVVLMALVVALVSSWPWLVEPSLRPGIPAPFTAKAPKAATVVDSDALEQRRSQLGLRTYVQVVDERQSQDLEARLERQLDAVNRLAASDQEQVAPIDINPQERAWLRRSSRRQLLRWEQELRQAQSRMLRQGVVGNVARQQLVKAARHQLEGMQEPELGLGARLIANSLQGRTNLRIDPALSQRMLEDLLTQQGIPTIQVRKGELIARQGEPISQQAYAVLDYFGLVNRRPLIGAWLQHFAEALAASSVMVLLIRNRRVSLEPRQALLALGLLALVQGLKLWLGAAASPLALLVPPTLLLAQGLGTTAGLAWLAMASLLWPLPLSPFFDQRILIAAAVAAITAVLADRQRNRAQLLQLALLVPLGALLAEWLLLQLELFRGVREGGLPIGSDLTGEALVLGGLLLGVLLIGPMVESFFDLLTRSRLMELADLERPLLRRLSCEAPGTFEHTLMICGLAEEGARSIGADIDLTRTGALYHDVGKLHGPQWFIENQEGGDNPHDQLDDPQLSAGILQAHVDEGLKLAKRYRLPKPLADFIPEHQGTLKMGYFLHEARRRDPQIREEDYRYRGPTPRSRETAVLMLADGCEAALRSLPPDTSETQARDVVRSIVEARWRDGQLTDSGLTPAELELLVRAFVRVWRRMRHRRIPYPIPARKSFSA, from the coding sequence ATGCCGCGTCAGGTGCTGACGCCCTGGAAGCGCGGTGCGAGCGCAAGCGTCGTCCTAATGGCCCTGGTGGTGGCCCTGGTCTCCAGCTGGCCCTGGTTGGTGGAACCAAGCCTGCGGCCGGGCATCCCTGCCCCCTTCACCGCTAAAGCGCCGAAGGCCGCCACGGTGGTGGACTCCGATGCCCTGGAGCAGCGCCGCTCCCAACTGGGCCTGCGGACCTATGTCCAGGTGGTGGATGAGCGCCAAAGCCAGGACCTCGAGGCGCGGCTGGAGCGCCAACTCGACGCCGTCAACCGTCTTGCTGCGAGCGATCAAGAGCAGGTCGCTCCAATCGACATCAACCCACAGGAGCGGGCTTGGCTGAGGCGCTCGAGTCGCCGGCAGCTCCTGCGCTGGGAGCAGGAACTGCGCCAGGCCCAATCGCGGATGTTGCGCCAAGGGGTGGTGGGCAATGTCGCCCGGCAACAGCTGGTGAAAGCGGCCCGCCATCAATTGGAGGGAATGCAGGAGCCGGAGCTAGGCCTCGGCGCACGCCTGATCGCTAATTCCCTGCAGGGGCGCACCAACCTCCGCATCGACCCGGCCCTCAGCCAGCGGATGTTGGAGGACCTGCTCACCCAGCAGGGGATCCCCACCATTCAAGTCAGGAAGGGTGAACTGATCGCCCGGCAGGGAGAACCGATCAGTCAGCAGGCCTATGCGGTCCTCGACTACTTCGGCCTGGTGAACCGGCGCCCCCTGATTGGCGCCTGGTTGCAGCACTTCGCGGAAGCCCTGGCCGCCTCCAGCGTGATGGTGCTGCTGATCCGAAACCGCCGGGTCAGCCTGGAGCCCCGTCAGGCCCTCCTCGCCCTGGGCCTGCTGGCGCTCGTCCAAGGCCTGAAGCTCTGGCTCGGTGCGGCCGCCAGCCCCCTGGCACTGCTCGTTCCGCCGACGCTTCTGCTCGCCCAGGGACTGGGAACCACCGCCGGACTGGCCTGGCTGGCGATGGCCAGCCTGCTCTGGCCGCTTCCCCTCTCTCCCTTTTTTGACCAGCGGATTTTGATCGCGGCGGCCGTGGCCGCCATCACCGCCGTTCTGGCCGATCGCCAACGCAACCGCGCCCAGCTGCTGCAGCTGGCCCTGCTGGTGCCACTGGGTGCGCTCCTGGCTGAATGGTTGCTGCTGCAGCTGGAGCTCTTCCGCGGTGTTCGGGAGGGGGGCCTCCCGATCGGATCGGACCTCACCGGAGAAGCGCTGGTGCTGGGCGGCCTGCTGCTGGGGGTCCTGCTGATCGGCCCGATGGTCGAGAGCTTTTTTGACCTCCTGACCCGCAGTCGCTTGATGGAATTGGCGGATCTGGAGCGGCCACTGCTGCGGCGTCTCTCCTGCGAAGCCCCTGGCACCTTCGAGCACACCTTGATGATTTGCGGCCTAGCCGAAGAGGGGGCCCGCTCCATCGGCGCCGACATCGACTTGACCCGCACGGGGGCGCTGTATCACGACGTGGGCAAACTCCATGGCCCCCAGTGGTTCATCGAGAACCAAGAGGGGGGTGACAACCCCCACGACCAACTCGATGACCCCCAACTGAGTGCGGGGATCCTCCAGGCCCACGTGGATGAGGGCCTGAAGCTGGCGAAGCGCTACCGGCTGCCGAAACCCCTGGCGGACTTCATCCCTGAACACCAGGGGACGTTGAAGATGGGCTACTTCCTCCATGAAGCCCGCCGGCGTGATCCCCAGATCCGCGAGGAGGATTACCGCTACCGCGGTCCAACACCCAGGAGCCGGGAGACGGCGGTGCTGATGCTGGCCGATGGCTGCGAGGCGGCCTTGCGTTCGCTCCCCCCCGACACCAGCGAAACCCAGGCCCGCGATGTGGTGCGCAGCATCGTCGAGGCCCGCTGGCGCGATGGCCAACTCACAGACAGCGGCCTGACCCCTGCAGAGTTGGAGCTGTTGGTCCGCGCCTTCGTTCGGGTGTGGCGGCGGATGCGCCATCGCCGCATTCCCTATCCAATCCCCGCCCGCAAGAGTTTCAGCGCCTGA
- a CDS encoding Rieske 2Fe-2S domain-containing protein, which produces MSSNRWQNAWFPVAFLRDLDRDRPTPFTLVGQDLVLWFDRQADEWRAFADVCPHRLVPLSDGRLNAAGELECPYHGWSFDGSGRCTLQPQAEPGSSISGRSHCRSYATACAQGLLFVFSGPSEQAREQPLPLVPVLDEAGWVVQDTFRDLPMDALTLLENVLDASHVPFTHHATVGRRENAAPVALALTGFDRDGFSGLWEEGPRRGKLGSQHTRFLAPGLMWHDLTAKGFARILTVVYAVPTRPGECRLIARFPFQFSSPWPGRLLRLRPQWLQHIGNHTVLEDDQLFLHWQERVIEQRGGRHDALRQYHLPTQADLYVRALHDWVNRYGGEPFPGQPLPQRQNRQALMERFEAHTRHCRSCAGADRRLKRLQPLCWILVALAGLGAAWSGPGWAGGIALAFGVALAFGAWRIRRWRQLLRFGSGLPPRNH; this is translated from the coding sequence ATGTCCTCCAACCGCTGGCAGAACGCCTGGTTCCCCGTGGCGTTCCTGCGCGACCTGGACCGCGACCGCCCCACCCCCTTCACCCTGGTGGGGCAAGACCTGGTGCTTTGGTTCGACCGCCAAGCCGATGAGTGGAGGGCGTTTGCGGATGTCTGCCCCCACCGGCTGGTGCCCCTTTCGGACGGCCGTCTCAACGCCGCCGGAGAACTGGAGTGTCCCTATCACGGCTGGAGTTTTGACGGGTCGGGGCGCTGCACACTGCAGCCCCAGGCGGAACCGGGCAGCAGCATCAGTGGCCGCAGCCACTGCCGCAGCTACGCCACGGCCTGCGCCCAGGGGTTGTTGTTCGTCTTCAGCGGGCCAAGCGAGCAGGCAAGGGAGCAGCCCCTACCGCTGGTCCCGGTTCTCGATGAGGCCGGCTGGGTGGTGCAGGACACCTTCCGGGATCTGCCGATGGATGCCCTGACCCTGCTGGAGAACGTGCTCGACGCCAGCCACGTTCCCTTCACCCACCACGCCACCGTTGGCCGCCGAGAGAACGCGGCCCCCGTCGCACTGGCCCTAACGGGGTTCGATCGCGACGGCTTTAGCGGACTGTGGGAAGAGGGCCCCAGACGCGGAAAGCTCGGGAGCCAGCACACCCGATTCCTGGCCCCGGGGCTGATGTGGCACGACCTCACCGCCAAAGGGTTCGCCCGCATCCTCACGGTCGTCTATGCCGTCCCCACCCGTCCTGGGGAATGCCGATTGATCGCCCGCTTTCCCTTTCAATTCAGCTCCCCCTGGCCGGGACGCCTGCTGCGGCTGCGCCCCCAATGGCTCCAGCACATCGGCAACCACACGGTGCTGGAAGACGACCAGCTCTTCCTGCACTGGCAGGAGCGGGTCATCGAACAGCGGGGCGGCCGCCATGACGCCCTGCGCCAGTACCACCTCCCCACCCAGGCGGATCTCTACGTCAGAGCACTGCACGACTGGGTCAATCGCTACGGCGGCGAGCCATTCCCAGGCCAACCGCTACCGCAGCGGCAAAACCGCCAGGCCTTGATGGAGCGGTTTGAGGCCCACACCCGCCATTGCCGCAGCTGCGCCGGCGCCGATCGGCGGCTGAAGCGCCTGCAGCCGCTCTGCTGGATTCTGGTGGCCCTTGCAGGACTGGGCGCGGCCTGGAGTGGTCCGGGCTGGGCAGGCGGCATCGCCCTCGCCTTCGGCGTTGCCCTGGCCTTTGGGGCCTGGCGCATTCGGCGCTGGCGCCAGCTGCTGCGCTTTGGCAGCGGGCTGCCCCCCCGCAACCACTAG
- a CDS encoding RluA family pseudouridine synthase: MPALFDPLWLVYEDAALLVLEKPSGLLSQPGLGPELKASLITAVQSEWPEARLVHRLDRDTSGLIVVARSALVHRALSQAFAERRVEKRYVADVSGVPDGEEGWIDHPIAKRQHRPPLYGVDPAGKPCRTHWRLSSQHSSCSRLALQPLTGRSHQLRVHLQALGHPILGDPLYGERSAARLHLHACGLEFSHPSDGRWMHFDSPVPFVLP; this comes from the coding sequence TTGCCTGCGTTGTTTGATCCGCTTTGGTTGGTCTACGAGGATGCGGCCTTGCTGGTGCTCGAGAAACCCAGCGGCCTGTTGTCTCAACCCGGACTCGGCCCCGAGCTGAAGGCCTCCTTGATCACGGCGGTCCAGTCCGAGTGGCCCGAAGCCCGTTTGGTGCATCGCCTCGACCGGGACACCTCCGGTTTGATCGTCGTCGCCCGTTCAGCGCTGGTCCACCGCGCCTTGAGCCAGGCCTTTGCCGAGCGGCGGGTTGAGAAGCGCTACGTCGCCGATGTCTCCGGCGTGCCCGATGGCGAGGAGGGCTGGATTGATCATCCGATCGCCAAGCGACAACACAGGCCTCCGCTCTATGGCGTCGACCCCGCCGGTAAACCCTGCCGAACCCACTGGCGCCTGTCGTCTCAGCACTCCAGCTGCAGTCGCTTGGCGTTGCAGCCCCTGACGGGACGCTCCCATCAGCTGCGCGTGCATCTGCAGGCGCTGGGGCATCCGATCTTGGGTGATCCCCTCTACGGCGAGCGTTCTGCGGCGCGCTTGCACTTGCATGCCTGCGGCCTGGAGTTCAGCCATCCAAGCGATGGCCGCTGGATGCACTTCGACTCTCCCGTTCCGTTTGTCTTGCCCTAG
- a CDS encoding cell division protein SepF: protein MDPFFPPSEQDAPGWGPEVIVIHPPSFDAVQEAITALRDQATVVVNFSALAEDQLQRAVDFLAGAAVALDAQQVRLGERVFLYAPHYVQLNRA, encoded by the coding sequence ATGGATCCATTTTTTCCGCCATCGGAGCAGGACGCTCCCGGCTGGGGGCCGGAGGTGATCGTGATCCATCCGCCCAGCTTTGATGCGGTTCAAGAGGCGATTACGGCCCTGCGTGATCAGGCCACGGTTGTGGTGAACTTCAGCGCCTTGGCCGAAGACCAGCTGCAGCGGGCCGTCGATTTTCTGGCGGGTGCAGCGGTGGCCTTGGATGCCCAACAGGTGCGCCTGGGGGAGCGGGTGTTTCTCTATGCCCCGCACTACGTCCAACTGAATCGGGCTTGA
- a CDS encoding AbrB family transcriptional regulator, which produces MLTGSDLLAKVKELGDVSKSDLVRSCGYVSNKKDGSERLNFTAFYEALLEAKGLSIGGGGGGTGKGGRKLSYVATVQGNGNLLVGKAYTALLGLEPGDEFEIKLGRKQIKLIPAGAEAEED; this is translated from the coding sequence ATGCTGACCGGATCTGATCTTCTCGCCAAGGTCAAAGAGTTGGGTGATGTCAGCAAGTCTGATCTTGTTCGCTCCTGCGGGTATGTCAGCAACAAAAAAGATGGTTCAGAGCGTCTGAACTTCACTGCCTTCTATGAGGCTCTGCTGGAGGCCAAAGGTCTCAGCATTGGCGGCGGCGGTGGTGGTACCGGCAAGGGCGGCCGCAAGCTCAGCTATGTGGCCACGGTTCAGGGCAACGGCAACCTGCTGGTGGGTAAGGCCTACACCGCGCTGCTGGGTCTGGAGCCCGGCGATGAGTTTGAGATCAAACTCGGCCGTAAGCAGATCAAGCTGATCCCCGCCGGCGCTGAGGCGGAAGAGGACTGA
- a CDS encoding DUF427 domain-containing protein has translation MAPTPERVCDYPRPPALQASAQHIQVRALGALLAETQQSFRVLETFHPPTYYLPAEAFTAGALVPAGGRSFCEWKGVASYFDVVLGDRCLPKAAWTYVQPTASFAPIAGWIALYPALMDGCWIDQELVIPQPGGFYGGWITSAVEGPFKGDPRHPELI, from the coding sequence ATGGCCCCCACTCCAGAGCGGGTTTGTGATTACCCCAGGCCTCCTGCCCTGCAGGCTTCCGCACAGCACATTCAGGTGCGGGCCCTCGGAGCCCTGTTGGCGGAGACCCAGCAGAGTTTTCGTGTCTTGGAAACCTTCCATCCGCCCACCTACTACCTGCCGGCGGAGGCGTTTACCGCCGGTGCCTTGGTGCCCGCTGGCGGACGCAGCTTTTGTGAGTGGAAGGGGGTCGCGAGCTACTTCGACGTCGTCTTGGGCGATCGCTGCTTGCCCAAGGCGGCCTGGACCTATGTCCAACCCACAGCATCGTTTGCGCCGATCGCAGGGTGGATCGCGCTCTACCCCGCGCTGATGGATGGCTGTTGGATTGATCAGGAGCTGGTGATTCCCCAGCCGGGTGGCTTCTACGGCGGTTGGATCACCTCAGCCGTTGAGGGTCCGTTTAAAGGGGACCCCCGTCATCCGGAATTGATCTAG
- a CDS encoding bacteriocin — MAERLKTPMDLAELLGWAAELQFQVEEADVIAAMVREDEQLSDTELQHRAGEEARKLRNFIPG, encoded by the coding sequence ATGGCTGAACGGCTGAAGACACCGATGGATCTGGCGGAACTCCTGGGCTGGGCTGCGGAGCTTCAGTTCCAGGTCGAGGAGGCCGACGTGATTGCGGCCATGGTGCGCGAGGACGAACAGCTCAGCGATACCGAGCTCCAGCACCGCGCCGGAGAAGAGGCTCGGAAATTGCGCAATTTCATTCCTGGTTGA
- a CDS encoding aminotransferase class I/II-fold pyridoxal phosphate-dependent enzyme: MAAAQRFDQIQTPVIPVMAQLIAATPGTLSLGQGVAPWAPPEEVLQAMAAALRNDPDLHRYGPVAGDPELRAELRHWLEQQHQIDCSASEILITAGSNMAFQAVVQALCDPGDEVILPVPYYFNHEMAVRIAGGHPRAVEAGVIPDPALLEEAITERTRAIVTVSPNNPSGAIVPRPVLAAINQLCARRGLIHISDEAYALFHYGAERPWSPGARAGSGGHTITLGSLSKSHGMAGYRIGWAVVPPELMSALTKVQDTSLIGPPKLNQWAARAALAVGPQWCRDKIQTLAERREQVLGALGPASPKRPWRLLNQPEGAFYALLELDSSLSADQMMKRLIVDHQVALASGSSFGLKGACLRLSYGMLSGDDLAEALRRLERGLLALS; this comes from the coding sequence ATGGCGGCCGCTCAACGCTTCGATCAGATCCAGACACCGGTCATCCCCGTGATGGCCCAGTTGATCGCGGCCACCCCAGGAACCCTCTCCCTCGGGCAAGGCGTGGCCCCCTGGGCGCCACCGGAGGAGGTGCTCCAAGCTATGGCGGCGGCACTGCGCAACGATCCCGACCTGCATCGCTATGGACCGGTGGCCGGGGATCCAGAGCTTCGCGCCGAGCTACGGCACTGGCTTGAGCAGCAACACCAGATCGACTGCAGCGCCAGCGAGATCCTGATCACAGCCGGCAGCAACATGGCCTTTCAGGCGGTGGTGCAGGCGCTGTGCGATCCAGGGGATGAGGTCATCCTCCCGGTCCCCTACTACTTCAACCACGAGATGGCAGTCCGCATCGCCGGAGGACATCCGCGAGCGGTTGAGGCGGGGGTCATCCCTGATCCCGCTCTGCTGGAGGAGGCCATCACGGAGCGAACTCGGGCGATCGTGACCGTCTCACCCAACAACCCCAGCGGCGCGATCGTTCCGCGGCCGGTTCTTGCGGCTATCAATCAGCTCTGCGCCCGCCGCGGCCTGATCCACATCAGCGATGAGGCCTACGCCCTGTTCCATTACGGAGCGGAGCGCCCCTGGAGCCCCGGTGCCAGAGCCGGCAGCGGCGGGCACACCATCACCCTGGGATCCCTCTCCAAAAGCCATGGCATGGCGGGCTACCGCATCGGCTGGGCCGTGGTGCCGCCGGAGCTGATGTCAGCCCTGACCAAGGTGCAGGACACCTCCTTGATCGGGCCGCCCAAGCTGAACCAATGGGCCGCCCGGGCCGCCTTAGCCGTGGGACCCCAGTGGTGCCGGGACAAGATCCAGACCCTGGCGGAGCGGCGGGAGCAGGTCCTCGGTGCCCTTGGGCCAGCGAGCCCCAAGCGACCCTGGCGTCTGTTGAACCAACCGGAGGGTGCCTTTTATGCCCTGCTTGAACTGGACAGCAGCCTGAGCGCAGACCAGATGATGAAGCGCCTCATCGTTGACCATCAAGTAGCCCTGGCCAGCGGCAGCAGCTTTGGGCTGAAGGGTGCCTGCCTGCGGCTGAGTTACGGGATGCTCAGCGGAGACGACCTCGCCGAAGCCCTAAGGCGACTCGAGCGCGGGCTCTTGGCCTTGAGCTAA